A window from Frischella perrara encodes these proteins:
- the trmD gene encoding tRNA (guanosine(37)-N1)-methyltransferase TrmD: MKIGVISLFPEMFQAITCYGVTGRAVKNNLLEVMYWNPRDFAYDKHKTVDDRPYGGGPGMLMMVQPLRDAIHAAKAQLGNDSKVIYLSPQGRKLEQAGVYELSKQNKMILICGRYEGIDERIIQTEIDEEWSIGDYVLSGGELPAMVMIDAIARFIPGVLHHESSAEEDSFANGLLDCPHYTRPEVLDEMAVPDVLMSGHHEEIRRWRLKQSLGRTWLRREDLLLNLALTDEEQCLLAEFKAEFKQQQRD; this comes from the coding sequence ATGAAAATTGGCGTGATTAGCCTGTTTCCTGAAATGTTCCAAGCAATAACTTGTTATGGTGTGACAGGTAGAGCCGTAAAAAACAATCTACTCGAAGTTATGTATTGGAATCCGCGTGATTTTGCTTATGACAAGCATAAGACGGTTGACGATCGACCGTACGGTGGTGGTCCTGGCATGTTAATGATGGTGCAACCATTACGTGATGCAATTCATGCAGCAAAAGCACAATTGGGTAACGATAGTAAAGTAATTTATCTGTCTCCACAAGGACGTAAACTCGAGCAAGCTGGGGTTTATGAGCTATCCAAGCAAAATAAGATGATTCTTATTTGTGGTCGATACGAAGGCATAGATGAACGGATAATCCAAACCGAAATTGACGAAGAATGGTCTATCGGTGATTATGTGTTAAGTGGCGGAGAGTTACCCGCAATGGTCATGATTGATGCAATTGCCAGATTTATTCCTGGTGTTTTACATCATGAATCCTCAGCAGAGGAAGATTCATTTGCTAACGGGTTACTTGATTGTCCACACTATACCCGTCCAGAAGTGTTAGACGAAATGGCGGTGCCAGATGTATTAATGTCAGGTCACCATGAAGAAATTCGTCGTTGGCGATTAAAACAATCACTAGGACGAACTTGGCTTAGAAGAGAAGATCTTCTATTAAATCTAGCTCTGACTGATGAAGAGCAATGTTTGCTAGCTGAATTCAAAGCTGAATTTAAGCAGCAACAGCGCGATTAA
- a CDS encoding DMT family transporter: MRKFYLIGFLFLLLFDTLGQCSFKLTAQHAEPLEMSFDWIIRVFTNPWVYTAVFGYIGAFFTWMLLLKKAPIGPAFAASHLEVVTVMLASYWIFNEQITLLRLLGAAFIIIGIVFLALAEHKLQPNPET; the protein is encoded by the coding sequence ATGCGTAAATTTTATTTAATTGGTTTTTTATTTCTATTGCTATTTGATACTCTCGGGCAATGTAGTTTTAAGTTGACAGCCCAACATGCTGAACCTTTAGAAATGAGTTTTGATTGGATTATACGCGTGTTTACTAATCCTTGGGTTTATACTGCTGTATTTGGTTATATTGGTGCTTTTTTTACGTGGATGCTGTTACTGAAAAAAGCGCCGATAGGTCCAGCATTTGCAGCATCACATCTTGAAGTAGTAACAGTTATGTTAGCTTCTTACTGGATATTTAACGAACAAATTACATTATTAAGATTATTAGGTGCCGCCTTTATTATCATTGGGATTGTTTTTCTAGCCTTAGCTGAACACAAACTTCAACCTAATCCCGAAACATGA
- a CDS encoding alpha/beta hydrolase, protein MITDNSFFLPGNENGILLIHGLTGTPTEMRILAKGLNKAGYSVYCMQLAGHCGDEADLCRTTWQDWYKSVEEALTFLASKAKGCLFVGGLSMGALLSLKLAADYPDKIKGVGVYGATFYYDGWSMPWFSKTFFPILPLLKKLHLFQKRSFIEQPPYGLKDERIRATIVESMFSGDSAAAGLAGNPFPALAEMQLLAKKVKSQLSEVVSPCLIMHSENDDIANINTNARLVEKTVNAPTKFVALSESYHMITIDRQRRHVIKESIAFFDQIVKQNTNNGNSDEE, encoded by the coding sequence ATGATTACTGATAACTCTTTTTTTCTACCCGGTAACGAAAATGGAATATTACTTATACACGGTTTAACCGGCACGCCAACTGAAATGCGAATTCTAGCAAAGGGGCTAAATAAAGCCGGTTATAGTGTATATTGTATGCAATTAGCTGGTCATTGTGGTGATGAGGCTGATTTATGCCGTACAACTTGGCAAGATTGGTATAAAAGCGTAGAAGAGGCACTCACCTTTTTAGCTAGTAAAGCAAAGGGTTGTTTGTTTGTCGGTGGGCTTTCCATGGGGGCGCTATTATCCCTAAAATTGGCAGCCGACTATCCTGATAAAATCAAAGGCGTAGGTGTTTATGGTGCAACATTCTATTATGATGGTTGGAGTATGCCTTGGTTTTCTAAGACATTCTTTCCAATTTTACCATTACTAAAGAAACTCCATCTATTTCAAAAACGTTCATTTATAGAACAACCGCCTTATGGTCTTAAAGATGAGCGTATTCGGGCAACCATTGTCGAAAGTATGTTTAGTGGTGATAGTGCTGCTGCTGGTTTAGCGGGCAACCCGTTCCCAGCCTTAGCCGAAATGCAATTATTAGCCAAAAAAGTAAAGAGTCAATTGTCTGAAGTTGTTTCTCCATGCTTGATTATGCATTCTGAAAATGATGATATTGCCAATATTAATACAAATGCACGTTTAGTCGAAAAAACGGTAAATGCTCCAACTAAATTCGTTGCTTTAAGTGAGAGCTATCATATGATAACTATCGATCGTCAACGTCGTCATGTGATCAAAGAATCCATCGCTTTTTTTGATCAAATCGTCAAGCAAAATACTAACAATGGAAACTCGGACGAGGAGTAA
- the rplS gene encoding 50S ribosomal protein L19, protein MKNAIIQQLEQEQMKKDIPAFRPGDTVEVKVWVVEGNKKRLQAYEGVVIAIRNRGLHSAFTVRKISNNEGVERVFQTHSPIVDSITVKRRGQVRQAKLYYLRELRGKAARIKERLA, encoded by the coding sequence ATGAAAAACGCTATTATTCAGCAATTAGAACAAGAACAAATGAAAAAAGACATTCCTGCTTTTCGTCCGGGTGACACCGTTGAAGTAAAAGTATGGGTTGTTGAAGGTAACAAAAAACGTCTTCAGGCTTACGAAGGTGTTGTTATCGCTATTCGTAACCGTGGTTTACATTCTGCATTCACTGTGCGTAAAATTTCTAACAATGAAGGTGTAGAACGTGTATTCCAAACTCACTCACCAATTGTTGACTCAATTACTGTGAAACGTCGTGGTCAAGTGCGTCAAGCTAAACTTTACTACTTACGTGAACTTCGTGGTAAAGCAGCACGTATTAAAGAGCGTCTTGCTTAA
- a CDS encoding EamA family transporter — MTPLVIVLWIANITLDTLGQIAFKYSATAPQNRSGWYYWIDLFRNYWLWIGIGSYVAEFLLWLAFLTLVPLSQGILLGSINIIAIMVVGRIIFKEAFTLYRIAGMLFITGGVILVGLS; from the coding sequence ATCACCCCATTAGTTATTGTTTTATGGATTGCAAATATAACCTTAGATACCTTAGGGCAAATAGCTTTTAAGTATTCGGCAACTGCCCCACAAAATCGTAGTGGTTGGTATTATTGGATTGATCTCTTTCGTAATTATTGGTTATGGATTGGTATCGGTTCTTATGTCGCTGAATTTTTATTGTGGCTAGCGTTTTTAACATTAGTACCACTCTCTCAAGGTATTTTATTAGGCTCGATCAATATCATAGCGATTATGGTTGTTGGGCGGATTATTTTTAAGGAAGCATTCACTTTATATCGCATTGCCGGTATGTTATTTATCACCGGTGGTGTCATATTAGTAGGATTATCATAA
- a CDS encoding GNAT family N-acetyltransferase, giving the protein MKYLNQLEPNSLISHFLQHPPYDFNAWLTCEQVPLFDATFDLLTTAEDDFKAKLDKIPGKKWWHKLIKIKTLFVGTTVSEYALFNAEITPDKFVESLKQQYASKYPLIVVKDIPYESPLQSDFANQYDQQMITALKQQGFIELEGQALAWVAIDFVDIDDYMSRLSYKRRKNFRRKLKSRQNITIDVVHCGDDCFFDEETLKQYYQLYLNVFAQSEIHFDKLSEDFFKALLQDKTSNSVIVTYRHDGKLIGYNICFIENNALVDKYIGFDYPAAREFNLYYISWFYNLEYALQHGLKRYIAGWTDPKVKADLGATFTFTKQLVYIRNPLLRAILKRLSSHFESDRQHLTNK; this is encoded by the coding sequence ATGAAATACCTAAATCAGTTAGAACCAAATTCTTTAATTTCCCATTTTTTACAGCATCCTCCTTATGATTTTAATGCTTGGCTAACTTGCGAACAGGTACCACTATTTGATGCAACATTTGATTTACTTACCACAGCAGAAGATGATTTTAAGGCTAAATTAGATAAAATCCCGGGTAAAAAATGGTGGCATAAATTAATTAAAATTAAAACGTTATTTGTGGGTACGACGGTATCTGAATATGCATTATTTAATGCAGAAATTACGCCAGATAAGTTTGTTGAATCCTTGAAACAACAATATGCTAGCAAATATCCCTTAATTGTAGTTAAAGATATTCCATATGAATCACCTTTACAGTCAGATTTTGCTAATCAGTATGATCAGCAAATGATAACGGCTCTTAAACAGCAGGGTTTTATAGAGCTTGAAGGTCAAGCCTTAGCTTGGGTAGCTATTGATTTTGTTGATATCGATGATTATATGTCTCGTCTTTCTTATAAGCGACGTAAGAATTTTCGACGTAAACTAAAAAGTCGGCAAAATATCACTATTGATGTGGTTCATTGCGGTGATGACTGTTTTTTTGATGAAGAGACTTTAAAACAATATTATCAATTATATCTAAACGTTTTTGCGCAAAGTGAAATTCACTTTGATAAATTATCAGAAGACTTTTTCAAAGCCTTATTGCAAGATAAAACATCGAATAGTGTTATTGTTACTTATCGTCATGATGGTAAACTGATTGGCTATAATATCTGCTTTATTGAAAATAATGCGTTAGTTGATAAGTATATAGGTTTTGATTATCCAGCGGCTAGGGAATTTAATCTTTACTATATTAGCTGGTTCTATAATTTAGAATATGCTTTGCAACATGGTTTAAAACGCTATATTGCAGGTTGGACGGATCCAAAAGTAAAAGCTGATTTAGGCGCTACATTTACGTTTACTAAACAACTAGTTTATATTCGTAATCCATTATTAAGGGCAATATTAAAACGTTTATCCTCTCATTTTGAAAGTGATCGACAGCATCTTACAAATAAATGA
- a CDS encoding arginase family protein, with the protein MYNPVILNFDDSVGKIEPSLQINLTNYQETIRFGCSFARYNQLAAKLNAQLPKQIGTVLMGSGDYHHMSLMLIERLKSQLKPKQQIQVVIFDNHPDNMRYLFGIHCGSWVSYAAKLPFVSHVHVIGITSPDIGVFHAWENRLSPLIKNKLTYWCMDVNVGWAKLLGIQNAFLKFESPNDLIKSFIAEQYQDNSPVYLSIDKDVLSEEVVKTNWDQGKLKPYHLFDVISALNERIIGSDICGEISSFKYASRLKQFLSQLDDQPIIPESLLKTYQSQQHELNLELLSCLSHTNR; encoded by the coding sequence ATGTATAACCCCGTCATTTTGAATTTTGATGACAGTGTTGGCAAAATAGAGCCAAGTTTGCAAATTAATTTAACGAATTATCAAGAGACAATCCGTTTTGGTTGTTCTTTTGCCCGTTATAATCAACTAGCAGCTAAGCTTAATGCACAATTACCCAAACAGATCGGAACCGTTTTAATGGGAAGTGGTGATTATCATCATATGAGCTTAATGCTTATTGAGCGTTTAAAATCGCAGCTTAAACCTAAACAGCAAATTCAAGTCGTTATCTTTGATAATCATCCAGATAATATGCGTTATTTATTTGGCATCCACTGTGGATCTTGGGTGAGTTATGCAGCTAAGCTCCCTTTTGTAAGTCATGTTCATGTTATTGGTATAACTTCACCAGATATTGGCGTGTTTCATGCATGGGAAAATCGTTTATCACCACTAATCAAAAATAAACTCACTTACTGGTGTATGGATGTAAATGTAGGTTGGGCTAAATTATTAGGCATACAAAATGCATTTCTAAAGTTTGAATCGCCAAACGATTTAATTAAATCATTTATAGCTGAACAATATCAAGATAATAGTCCAGTTTATCTTTCAATCGATAAAGATGTATTGAGTGAAGAAGTTGTTAAAACAAATTGGGACCAAGGTAAACTTAAACCGTATCATTTGTTTGATGTTATTTCAGCATTGAATGAACGTATTATTGGCAGTGATATTTGTGGCGAAATATCTAGTTTTAAATATGCTAGCCGTTTAAAGCAATTTTTAAGCCAATTAGATGATCAACCAATTATCCCGGAATCATTATTAAAAACATATCAATCACAACAACATGAATTAAATCTAGAATTGCTTTCCTGCCTTTCTCATACTAACCGATAA
- a CDS encoding aspartate aminotransferase family protein, producing MSKSNDQTTNHLPSDEQLLADEAQYCSYGDTVHYATPAKIFTGCDGSYMYDRHGTSYLDLQMWYSACNFGYANKRLDEVLKKQIDTLPQCASQYLHPTKIELAKIIAQDMERKFGHKGRVHFNVGGSQCIEDSLKLIRNASNGKSLMFAFEGGYHGRTLGASSITSSYRYRRRYGHFGERAMFIPFPYPFRRPKGMTPEEYGEHCVAQFARLFETEYNGVWDPKANQSEYAAFYVEPLQGTGGYVVPPRNFFKGLKKVLDQYGILMVVDEIQMGFYRTGKLWSIEHFGVTPDVVVFAKALTNGLNPLGGMWAREELINPQVFPVGSTHSTFASNPLGTALGLEVMKMTQETDYETMVMEKGAYFLDGLRELEKKHKEIGEVDGLGLALRAEICTEDGFTPNKPLLDKMFDIGLLGDLDYKGQKMGLILDVGGYYKNVITFAPSLHISKGEIDQAIELLDQLITRAKKA from the coding sequence ATGAGTAAATCTAACGATCAAACAACAAACCACTTACCAAGTGATGAACAATTGTTGGCTGATGAAGCGCAATATTGTTCATATGGTGATACTGTGCATTATGCTACCCCTGCTAAAATCTTTACCGGATGTGATGGTAGTTATATGTATGATCGTCATGGTACCTCTTATCTTGATTTACAAATGTGGTATTCTGCATGTAACTTTGGTTATGCAAACAAACGTTTAGATGAAGTATTGAAAAAACAAATCGATACTTTACCACAATGTGCAAGTCAATATCTTCACCCTACCAAAATTGAATTGGCTAAAATTATTGCCCAAGATATGGAACGTAAATTTGGACATAAAGGTCGTGTTCACTTTAATGTTGGTGGCTCACAATGTATTGAAGATTCATTAAAGCTAATACGTAATGCTTCTAATGGTAAAAGCCTCATGTTTGCTTTTGAAGGTGGATACCATGGACGTACTTTAGGTGCCTCTTCTATTACATCAAGTTATCGTTATCGTCGTCGCTATGGTCATTTTGGTGAACGAGCGATGTTTATTCCTTTCCCATATCCGTTCCGTCGTCCGAAAGGAATGACTCCCGAAGAATATGGTGAACACTGTGTTGCACAATTTGCGCGTTTATTTGAAACAGAATATAACGGTGTATGGGATCCTAAAGCAAACCAATCTGAATATGCCGCATTTTACGTAGAACCATTACAAGGTACAGGTGGTTATGTTGTTCCACCACGTAATTTCTTCAAAGGCTTGAAGAAAGTACTTGATCAATACGGTATTTTAATGGTTGTTGATGAAATTCAAATGGGCTTCTATCGTACCGGTAAGTTATGGTCAATTGAGCATTTTGGAGTAACGCCGGATGTTGTTGTTTTTGCTAAAGCATTAACTAATGGTTTAAATCCTTTAGGTGGTATGTGGGCTCGTGAAGAGTTAATTAATCCACAAGTATTCCCTGTTGGTTCTACACATTCAACGTTTGCATCAAATCCATTAGGTACGGCATTAGGTCTTGAAGTTATGAAAATGACGCAAGAAACTGATTATGAAACCATGGTTATGGAAAAAGGTGCTTACTTCTTAGACGGCTTACGTGAACTTGAGAAGAAACATAAAGAAATCGGTGAAGTTGATGGATTAGGCTTAGCTTTACGTGCAGAAATCTGTACTGAAGATGGCTTTACACCAAATAAACCATTATTGGATAAGATGTTCGACATCGGCTTATTAGGTGATTTAGACTATAAAGGTCAGAAAATGGGTCTTATACTTGATGTGGGTGGCTATTATAAAAACGTTATTACGTTTGCTCCTTCACTTCATATTAGTAAGGGTGAAATTGATCAAGCGATTGAATTACTAGATCAACTTATCACACGTGCTAAAAAAGCATAA
- a CDS encoding DegT/DnrJ/EryC1/StrS family aminotransferase, whose product MFYENPPTAGLPVRWRDWLPTKTSLTTKISQQLSLPPLQLTCSGTAALIISLTTLKHRYPNKPWVIIPAYTCPLVALAIHHCGLKIRLCDLAINSFDFDFEQLPDLLDKEVLAALPTHLGGQVADIERVKMLAKPYQITVVEDAAQALGADVGEYGDIVFFSLAAGKGLTMFEGGLFTSNDLALNNQLRQTQEQIIPKRPFFEIKRIAELVGYTALYNPFGLHFVYGQSRRRLINRAKLVEAVGDDFDFSIPLHHVSQLRQNVAVHAADRLPDFFEQTQKQAMHRIALLKQLPNINVVTSSVKNRKSVWPFIMIQLPSQKIRDNILNELWVSPFGVSRLFIHDLPHYEYLKTIIPQESMPNALNFAQTMLTITNSLWLTDEQFKIIFDTIEKQVK is encoded by the coding sequence TTGTTTTATGAAAATCCCCCAACTGCTGGTCTGCCGGTTCGCTGGCGAGACTGGTTACCAACTAAAACATCATTAACAACTAAAATTAGTCAACAATTGTCATTGCCACCATTGCAATTAACTTGCTCTGGAACTGCTGCACTGATTATTAGTTTAACTACCCTCAAGCATCGCTACCCAAATAAACCTTGGGTTATCATTCCCGCTTATACCTGTCCTTTAGTTGCTTTAGCTATTCATCACTGTGGTCTGAAAATAAGATTATGTGATTTAGCGATTAATAGTTTCGATTTTGATTTCGAACAACTACCTGATTTGTTAGATAAAGAGGTATTAGCCGCTTTACCTACCCATCTGGGTGGACAAGTCGCTGATATAGAGCGCGTTAAAATGTTAGCAAAGCCTTATCAAATTACGGTAGTTGAAGATGCCGCACAAGCCTTAGGGGCGGATGTTGGTGAATACGGTGATATCGTTTTTTTTAGTTTGGCAGCAGGCAAAGGGTTAACTATGTTTGAAGGGGGGTTATTTACAAGTAATGATCTTGCTTTAAATAATCAATTGCGTCAAACACAAGAGCAAATTATTCCTAAACGACCATTTTTTGAAATTAAACGAATAGCCGAACTAGTTGGTTATACGGCTTTATATAATCCCTTTGGTTTACATTTTGTTTATGGTCAATCACGTAGACGGTTAATTAATCGAGCCAAATTAGTTGAAGCTGTTGGTGATGATTTTGATTTTTCAATTCCGCTTCATCATGTCAGTCAATTAAGACAAAATGTAGCAGTACATGCCGCCGATCGTTTACCTGATTTTTTTGAACAAACACAAAAACAAGCGATGCATCGAATCGCACTTTTGAAACAATTACCAAACATCAATGTTGTGACGAGTTCAGTAAAAAATAGAAAATCAGTCTGGCCTTTCATCATGATTCAACTACCTTCACAAAAAATACGTGACAATATACTAAATGAGTTATGGGTATCACCATTTGGAGTAAGTCGATTATTTATCCATGATTTGCCTCATTATGAATATTTAAAAACGATTATTCCGCAAGAATCAATGCCTAATGCGCTGAATTTTGCTCAAACGATGTTAACCATAACTAATAGTTTATGGCTGACGGATGAACAATTTAAAATTATTTTTGATACGATAGAAAAACAAGTTAAATAA
- the rimM gene encoding ribosome maturation factor RimM (Essential for efficient processing of 16S rRNA): protein MNTENLIIVGKLGSSYGIRGWLRVFSFTEDPDSLFDYKPWYILRAGKWQEVEVESFKPHNQDTIVKLKGIDDRDEANLLTNYEIYVNAQDLPDLDEGDFYWKDLIGCKVVTINGYDLGQVTDLMETGSNDVLVVKANLKDAFGAKERLIPFVEEQFIKYVDLSAKQITVDWDPAF, encoded by the coding sequence ATGAATACTGAAAATTTAATCATTGTTGGCAAACTCGGTTCAAGTTATGGCATTCGTGGTTGGCTAAGGGTATTTTCATTTACTGAAGATCCAGATAGTCTTTTTGATTACAAACCTTGGTATATTCTAAGAGCTGGAAAATGGCAAGAAGTTGAAGTTGAAAGCTTCAAACCACATAACCAAGATACTATCGTCAAACTGAAAGGTATTGATGACCGAGATGAAGCCAACTTGTTAACAAATTATGAAATTTATGTTAACGCTCAAGATTTACCTGATTTAGATGAAGGTGATTTTTACTGGAAGGATTTAATCGGTTGTAAAGTGGTAACTATTAATGGTTATGATTTAGGTCAGGTTACTGATTTAATGGAAACTGGTTCAAATGATGTATTAGTGGTTAAAGCTAATCTGAAAGATGCATTTGGAGCAAAAGAACGATTGATCCCGTTTGTTGAAGAACAATTTATTAAATACGTTGATTTATCAGCTAAACAGATCACTGTAGATTGGGATCCTGCTTTTTAA